One Glycine max cultivar Williams 82 chromosome 3, Glycine_max_v4.0, whole genome shotgun sequence DNA window includes the following coding sequences:
- the LOC102665607 gene encoding uncharacterized protein — MNLIDPPLHGNKFTYFCSDGIAASRLDKFLVSDDIMNLWQEKGQRVGKRDISDHCPIWLECSNLNWGPKPFRFNNCWLEHDDFKSFIVEEWKKIQITGRKAYVIKEKLKIIRESLKKWNKEVFGWLDLNIENIVAEMNKLDRGIEEGCNLNEVVKKKEAKALFWQQLMMKESLLKQKSRLRWIKEGDYNTKFFHSCLQDRRRKNQILSLQVEGRCVEQVGEVKMEVRRFFEEGFKEASFSRPVLGGIEFQTLGSEENSFLVAPFSEEEIKDVVWSCDGNKCPGPDGFNLRFIKKCWEFVKDDIVEFLQEFQITGVLPKAITTSFLA; from the coding sequence ATGAATCTTATCGATCCTCCTTTGCATGGGAATAAATTTACTTATTTCTGCTCTGATGGTATTGCTGCTAGTAGACTGGACAAGTTTCTTGTTTCGGATGACATCATGAATCTATGGCAAGAAAAGGGGCAGAGGGTTGGTAAACGAGACATTTCTGATCATTGCCCCATATGGTTGGAATGTTCTAATCTTAATTGGGGTCCTAAGCCTTTTCGTTTTAATAACTGTTGGCTTGAACATGATGATTTCAAGTCTTTTATTGTTGaggagtggaagaagattcagattACTGGAAGAAAGGCATATGTCATAAAGGAGAAGCTGAAAATTATTAGAGAGAGTTTGAAAAAGTGGAATAAGGAGGTGTTTGGGTGGCTAGACcttaatatagaaaatatagTGGCTGAGATGAATAAGTTGGATAGAGGCATAGAGGAGGGGTGTAATCTTAATGAGgtggtgaagaagaaagaagcaaAGGCATTATTTTGGCAACAACTAATGATGAAGGAGAGCTTGTTGAAACAGAAATCTAGGTTGCGTTGGATTAAAGAAGGAGATTATAACACAAAATTCTTTCATTCTTGTCTTCAAGATAGGAGGAGAAAGAATCAAATTTTATCCTTACAAGTGGAGGGGCGTTGTGTGGAACAGGTTGGGGAAGTGAAGATGGAAGTGCGTCGATTTTTTGAGGAAGGATTCAAGGAAGCTTCTTTTTCTAGACCGGTGTTGGGGGGGATAGAGTTTCAGACTTTGGGGTCGGAAGAAAATTCTTTCTTAGTGGCACCATTTTCAGAGGAGGAGATAAAGGATGTAGTGTGGAGTTGTGATGGTAATAAATGCCCTGGTCCGGATGGTTTCAACTTGcgctttataaaaaaatgttgggaGTTTGTCAAGGATGATATTGTTGAATTTTTACAAGAATTTCAGATCACAGGTGTGCTTCCTAAAGCTATTACGACTTCCTTCTTGGCTTAG